The Xiphophorus maculatus strain JP 163 A chromosome 23, X_maculatus-5.0-male, whole genome shotgun sequence genome contains a region encoding:
- the g3bp1 gene encoding ras GTPase-activating protein-binding protein 1 isoform X1, with the protein MVMEKPSAQLVGREFVRQYYTLLNQAPDYLHRFYGKNSSYVHGGLDSNGKPLEAVYGQAEIHKRVMALSFRDCHTKIRHVDAHATLNEGVVVQVMGELSNNMQPMRKFMQTFVLAPEGTVANKFYVHNDVFRYQDEVFGDSDSEPPEESEDEVEELERVPSPDVAPEESAPYYDPTACSEPAAPGDEEEEAAVSPEPEHEAEKEAEVAEVELKVEVMLETQTEALTIEDQTEKSPSTATAPTTEPVPAEATPPAQEVNRFSWALVTSKNLPPSGAVPVSGFPPHVKATPTAQPRVEVKPETQTAQRPQRDQRPREQRPGGPPPPNRGPRPVREGEQGEVEGRRMVRYPDAHQLFVGNVPHDVDKTELKEFFEQYGNVLELRINSGGKLPNFGFVVFDDSEPVQKILSNRPIKFRGDVRLNVEEKKTRSAREGDRRDMRPRGPGGPGGPRERIGGGGGPRGPPTRGGMSQKPSFGSGRGAGTAEGRYSAPRQ; encoded by the exons ATGGTGATGGAGAAGCCAAGTGCCCAGCTGGTCGGGCGAGAGTTTGTCCGACAGTATTACACACTCCTGAACCAGGCCCCAGACTACCTGCACAG GTTTTATGGAAAGAACTCGTCTTACGTGCACGGCGGCCTGGACAGCAACGGCAAACCACTGGAGGCTGTTTACGGCCAAGCT GAGATCCATAAGAGGGTGATGGCTCTGAGTTTCCGTGATTGTCACACAAAGATCCGACATGTGGATGCCCACGCCACCCTGAACGAAGGCGTGGTGGTCCAGGTGATGGGGGAGCTGTCCAACAACATGCAGCCCATGAGGAAATTCATGCAGACATTTGTTCTGGCACCCGAG ggaactgttgcaaataaattcTACGTCCACAACGACGTGTTTCGCTACCAAGACGAGGTGTTTGGTGACTCGGACTCTGAACCCCCAGAAg AGTCTGAAGATGAGGTGGAGGAGTTGGAGAGGGTCCCGTCTCCTGATGTGGCCCCAGAGGAGTCGGCCCCCTACTACGACCCAACAGCTTG TTCAGAACCAGCGGCTCCTGGTGACGAGGAGGAAGAAGCCGCGGTGAGCCCAGAACCGGAGCACGAGGCGGAGAAGGAGGCGGAGGTTGCGGAGGTGGAGCTGAAAGTTGAGGTGATGCTGGAGACGCAGACAGAAGCGCTCACGATTGAGGATCAGACAGAGAAAAGCCCCTCCACAGCCACCGCCCCCACCACAGAGCCTGTGCCCGCTGAGGCCACGCCCCCTGCTCAAGAGGTAAACAGG TTCTCCTGGGCACTGGTTACCAGTAAGAACCTCCCTCCCAGTGGGGCTGTCCCAGTCTCAGGATTCCCTCCACATGTAAAAGCCACTCCCACAGCACAG CCAAGAGTGGAAGTAAAGCCAGAGACCCagacagcacagagaccgcagCGGGACCAGAGGCCGAGAGAACAGCGGCCCGGCGGTCCTCCACCCCCCAACAGGGGGCCGAGGCCAG TTCGTGAAGGTGAGCAGGGTGAGGTGGAGGGCCGCAGGATGGTCCGGTACCCAGACGCCCACCAGCTTTTCGTGGGGAACGTTCCGCATGACGTGGATAAGACGGAACTGAAGGAGTTCTTTGAAC AGTACGGGAATGTCCTGGAGCTGCGGATCAACAGCGGCGGGAAGCTCCCAAACTTCGGCTTTGTGGTGTTTGACGATTCTGAACCTGTACAGAAAATCCTCAGCAACAGA CCCATCAAGTTCAGAGGCGATGTCCGTCTAAACGTGGAGGAGAAGAAAACCCGGTCGGCCAGAGAGGGCGACAGGCGAGACATGAGGCCCCGTGGTCCAGGAGGCCCCGGCGGCCCCAGAGAGCGAATAGGAGGCGGCGGGGGACCGAGGGGACCCCCGACTCGTGGCGGCATGTCACAGAAACCCAGCTTTGGTTCTGGACGGGGCGCCGGGACCGCAGAGGGGCGCTATTCTGCTCCTCGTCAGTAA
- the g3bp1 gene encoding ras GTPase-activating protein-binding protein 1 isoform X2, giving the protein MVMEKPSAQLVGREFVRQYYTLLNQAPDYLHRFYGKNSSYVHGGLDSNGKPLEAVYGQAEIHKRVMALSFRDCHTKIRHVDAHATLNEGVVVQVMGELSNNMQPMRKFMQTFVLAPEGTVANKFYVHNDVFRYQDEVFGDSDSEPPEESEDEVEELERVPSPDVAPEESAPYYDPTACSEPAAPGDEEEEAAVSPEPEHEAEKEAEVAEVELKVEVMLETQTEALTIEDQTEKSPSTATAPTTEPVPAEATPPAQEFSWALVTSKNLPPSGAVPVSGFPPHVKATPTAQPRVEVKPETQTAQRPQRDQRPREQRPGGPPPPNRGPRPVREGEQGEVEGRRMVRYPDAHQLFVGNVPHDVDKTELKEFFEQYGNVLELRINSGGKLPNFGFVVFDDSEPVQKILSNRPIKFRGDVRLNVEEKKTRSAREGDRRDMRPRGPGGPGGPRERIGGGGGPRGPPTRGGMSQKPSFGSGRGAGTAEGRYSAPRQ; this is encoded by the exons ATGGTGATGGAGAAGCCAAGTGCCCAGCTGGTCGGGCGAGAGTTTGTCCGACAGTATTACACACTCCTGAACCAGGCCCCAGACTACCTGCACAG GTTTTATGGAAAGAACTCGTCTTACGTGCACGGCGGCCTGGACAGCAACGGCAAACCACTGGAGGCTGTTTACGGCCAAGCT GAGATCCATAAGAGGGTGATGGCTCTGAGTTTCCGTGATTGTCACACAAAGATCCGACATGTGGATGCCCACGCCACCCTGAACGAAGGCGTGGTGGTCCAGGTGATGGGGGAGCTGTCCAACAACATGCAGCCCATGAGGAAATTCATGCAGACATTTGTTCTGGCACCCGAG ggaactgttgcaaataaattcTACGTCCACAACGACGTGTTTCGCTACCAAGACGAGGTGTTTGGTGACTCGGACTCTGAACCCCCAGAAg AGTCTGAAGATGAGGTGGAGGAGTTGGAGAGGGTCCCGTCTCCTGATGTGGCCCCAGAGGAGTCGGCCCCCTACTACGACCCAACAGCTTG TTCAGAACCAGCGGCTCCTGGTGACGAGGAGGAAGAAGCCGCGGTGAGCCCAGAACCGGAGCACGAGGCGGAGAAGGAGGCGGAGGTTGCGGAGGTGGAGCTGAAAGTTGAGGTGATGCTGGAGACGCAGACAGAAGCGCTCACGATTGAGGATCAGACAGAGAAAAGCCCCTCCACAGCCACCGCCCCCACCACAGAGCCTGTGCCCGCTGAGGCCACGCCCCCTGCTCAAGAG TTCTCCTGGGCACTGGTTACCAGTAAGAACCTCCCTCCCAGTGGGGCTGTCCCAGTCTCAGGATTCCCTCCACATGTAAAAGCCACTCCCACAGCACAG CCAAGAGTGGAAGTAAAGCCAGAGACCCagacagcacagagaccgcagCGGGACCAGAGGCCGAGAGAACAGCGGCCCGGCGGTCCTCCACCCCCCAACAGGGGGCCGAGGCCAG TTCGTGAAGGTGAGCAGGGTGAGGTGGAGGGCCGCAGGATGGTCCGGTACCCAGACGCCCACCAGCTTTTCGTGGGGAACGTTCCGCATGACGTGGATAAGACGGAACTGAAGGAGTTCTTTGAAC AGTACGGGAATGTCCTGGAGCTGCGGATCAACAGCGGCGGGAAGCTCCCAAACTTCGGCTTTGTGGTGTTTGACGATTCTGAACCTGTACAGAAAATCCTCAGCAACAGA CCCATCAAGTTCAGAGGCGATGTCCGTCTAAACGTGGAGGAGAAGAAAACCCGGTCGGCCAGAGAGGGCGACAGGCGAGACATGAGGCCCCGTGGTCCAGGAGGCCCCGGCGGCCCCAGAGAGCGAATAGGAGGCGGCGGGGGACCGAGGGGACCCCCGACTCGTGGCGGCATGTCACAGAAACCCAGCTTTGGTTCTGGACGGGGCGCCGGGACCGCAGAGGGGCGCTATTCTGCTCCTCGTCAGTAA